The genome window CAACATCTTGCAGGGTTAGTTTTATGAAGTCCCCTTTTTTACTCCCTTTATTAtctttctgtcctctgcagAGTGTGAATGCATTAGCTGTATTATTTTTagctgtattttttaatgtatcaTTTGTAACTGTAACAGTTTAAAAACCAAATGTGGTATGGTCATTGTTAGGGTGTGTGTATAATCTTGTGGTTTTACTTGGGTCATAACAGAGACGCTGAAGCTGCTCCAGAGGTTACTCAAGTCCCCAGGCTGTAGGAAAATTCCTGTCCTGGTACAGAACAAGGACGATGTCATAGTCACGGCTTCAAACTTCAGCTCAGAGAGGTATTGCATCTGTCCCAGCCTGATTCAGAGTAAGTGAAAATGCTTCCTTGTAACCTGCGTGTGTTGTTCTCCTAGGATGTGTCCCATCTTTCAAATCTCCAATGTGACTGGAGAGAACATGGACTTGCTGAAGATGTTTCTCAACCTGCTTTCCTCCAGGACCTCCTACCGCGATGACCAACCTGCTGAGTTTCAGATAGACGACACCTACTCTGTACCGGTACATCGACAAACTCTTCTCACTAAATACAGTTGATCTGTGGAATATCACACTAAGGCTTCTTCCAAGTGGTCTCTAACTCACCTTTTCTATTCTGTTTATATCTCAGGGAGTGGGAACAGTAGTATCAGGAACTACTCTACGTGGCCTCATACGTCTGAATGACACCATGCTATTGGGGCCGGACCCCCTTGGCGGTTTCATTCCCATTGCTGTCAAATCAATCCACCGCAAGAGAATGCCTGTGAAGGAGGTTAGAGGTGGCCAGACTGCCTCATTTGCTCTAAAAAAGGTAGGAGGGAATAAAATCTCCCACAGCAGCATCTATTGAGAAGTGCTTGGTATAATGTAGGTTTATTGTGTTAGAATCAGCTGCTTGCTAAATGAAAACCATGGACTGTAATTGTTTTAATCCAGGGGTAGGTtctgtaaaaagtaaagtaagacttaaattttgtttgtgtcatttacTCATCATGTGACTGCAGATAAAGAGATCATCCATAAGGAAAGGCATGGTGATGGTTTCTCCGAGATTGAACCCACAGGCAACTTGGGAGTTTGAGGCCGAGATCCTGGTACTGCATCACCCCACTACAATATCCCCTAGATACCAGGCCATGGGTAGGtaacaaatcacacagaaagTCACATTGGAGAAAACGTGCATATTGGCTTCATAAAATACTCACATGTGGAAGCTTGCAAGTCATTTTCCACCCTTTTGACTTTTCCTCTCCAATCACAACCCAGTTCACTGTGGCAGCATAAGGCAGACAGCCACCATCTTGTCCATGAATAGAGACTGCTTACGGACAGGGGACAAGGCTTCAGTCCATTTCCGTTTCATCAAGACTCCTGAGTATCTGCACTGTGACCAGAGGCTGGTGTTCAGAGAGGGTCGTACCAAGGCTGTGGGGACCATCACTAAGGTAACTGAGTTTACACTGGCTAATATTATGCTGCACATAATGTTAAAGatgtaatgtttctttttttcctgtcataATAATGACTTTACCCACTCACATTTGAGGGCATTACCCTTTACCctagatttatatatatattttttataccCATGCCCATCTTTTTGTGGCtcaaataaatatgcaaattcTTTGCAGCTGTTGCAGTCGACCAATAATTTACCATCAAATTCCAAACCTCCACAAATCAAAATGCAGTCTACAAAAAAGGTGCCGCTCCGGAAGGAGGATGGCACCATAGCAACTGGCGAAGATGTAGCAACGATAACACCAACAACAGGCCCGAACACGACACAACAGGTGAGTGAATAAAGACGTTGTGAATACAGTActgcacaaatactgtatgagGTGCTTTCGCTGTAGTATTTTGGTGTTTCACTTCAGATTTCCTGTCTCTTTACGTGGTAACTTATCCTAACATTGCTTTTTTTCCTAACTCGTTAACTGCTGTGCtctcttctctttgcttttttctgtttaacatctTATCCACCTTTCCATCCTGCTctgatttaatcatttcatcCTCAACTCTAACTCTGTCATGTCCCAATACTGCTTtacactctctccctctctgctgcttgCTTGGCTGACTCCTCaagggagagggagatgaagACCCTCAAATAAAGGAGGGCAACAAAGAGAATAAGGTAAAATGGGTTCATTAAAACTTAACAGTGGAGAACCTAAATAGTGGACAGTGTATTTTATAAAGCAGGTTAGTTATAGatagtaatttaaaatgtggcaATCTggtacatttttaataaaaatatacatattgtTTGAAGCATTAGTTGAACCtttaaaatatgcattaaataaatttactttattaaatatttctgttgcCTCTTCTCTGTAGCCAAAGTCTGGAGGGGGTGGAAGGAGAAGGGGTGGCCAGAGGCACAAAGGAAAAGGCCAGAACAGCAGCACCAACTCCACAGCGGCTCCCTCCTCAGCAGGAATTGGAGGCTGCTGAACCACTCTCTTGTTCCTTGtattcctccctctctgctaTCACTCCACCAAGTGTCTTCATTCCACAAACCACGAAGAATGCCGGTGTTTGGAGAAGGACACTCTCTTCAGTCTTACTTACTCCTTGCCTTTTTACACCAGGTCCtatagcttttgtttttaaagggaaCACAAAGGGGTATGTCTCCAGACAAGCATACACCCTTTATGCATTTTAATGTCAGCAGCCTTGACTTACTTTAATGGTTTGAGtgacaaaaacttttttttttatgttagcCTCACTCAggatgattatttatttaattttaaccatatttaaagtgtgtctgtgaaaaTTCAGTCCTCTGGCTTTGCCAGTGGCAGGGAGGGAGGCTAAACTCAAAACAAGGGTACCAGTATGAGCAGCTATAAGTGAAACCCATGCATTCCCTGTGTATTTGCAATGACAAATGGATGATGTACTATTTATACAACATATGTAAATTAGTTGTTAGTTGTGCTCAGATTGGGAAAAATGCCATTGTACAAAATGTTTGCAAATCACAAGTGAATGTAGCAGAGGGCACATCGTGATTTTAAAATCTACATATAAGCTGGtaaattttatatttgtcatttatttagcATACATGCAGAATGTTTGCTTTCGGATGGTCTTTACACTACTCTCACCTGCGCATTATGATTCTGTAGTATCATGCTTTTCGCTGTCAGTGACCCATGTTCAATCCTCACACCGGTAGTGGTagtaaacacaaatacagcacataATCCTCTCACTTCCTGCAGTTGTTCATGATTTAAAGACCTGCAGTTCTTGCAGTGCTAGTTGTATCAATAGTTCCCCATGCGTTATGGCCTGTTGCTGTTAACATGTTGTggcattttaaacacattttgcagCTAAACAACTGACCATTAATAAACAGGTTTTACTGAACATTTCATCTCTAATTTCCTCCTCTTTAAATAGAATGAAGATTTTGGGTAatctgttttgttgctgtgaaaaaacaaaatattttaaattgaactaaaggaaaagggaaaagggaTGGGTTATCCttggacatgttttttttttaaaacatactaAAGCTAATGTTTTGTACAGCAAGGCTAGGAGTGTTGTAGTCTGTCTTATCTATTTGTTGTGCAACATGGCAGGATActgcatgtatatatataatatattccAATTGTAAATTTGAAACATcagtataattatatataataatctaCACACTACAATATGACAAAGTTGTGATTGTATGCGGCAATTATCTAAAAACGAATCAGCTAAGAATTTAATGTGAACGTAGACATTAGGATCCTGTGcatcacaaaatataaaaaataacattaactcCACCATTATCAAGGATGGTCCATAAAGTTATCCATAAAATAAACAGGCTATCTGGTTTTCTACAGTATAAGCAGTTTTAAGTCATCGTCAAGACATCATTGGAAATAATGATAAAGTACAGTACTGAGCAGAAGCCTTTGCCGCcattagacttttttttttttttttttttaagcaatgCTATGATCATATCTATTTACACAAAGTGGCTTCTTGGCTGCTCTCCTTCCACGAAAACCACTCCTGATAAAGCTTCTGCAGACTATGGGTCAGCTTGGCATCCAAATGAAGATGCCAGTTGCTGAGCCAGGTGCTTGCTCTGAGAAACAGTTCTTCCACTTATTATAGTCATTGACCTCTCTATATTCATCTTCACactaaatatttgttgttttagcttacagaagcCGGTTTTAAATAATGAggctaataaataaatatatacgGTCATAATAGCAttgccaaaacaacaaatctaatgTGGGCCTAAGGCTTTTGCATAGTACTGTgtgttaaactgttttaatttgCAACAGTACATTTAGTCACAAATGACataatatgtatttatgtaacatttatttagtCCACAAAGTATTTATATGCTTCATTTACATTATGTCATAAGTAGCAAGGTAGCACACATAGCCATGGTCTTGTATCACAAATTGAAAAGGCTTTGCTTGGCATGTGCAATattagtatttaaataaatcagtggAATTCATGATGTTTAGGTATGGAGCAGTCCTCTCAAAAATAGTATTTTTTAGATGAAATAATTTGTAGATGTACAGCTCCACGTTTAGGAATGTTCTCTTTTGGTCTTAAGATTTGGGAATTTACAGCGTAGTGTGAAATTTAGGAAAATGTTAGCCCTGTGTTTATCTTGATCAGTTGGCGCTGCCTTTAATGTGGACACAATCAGTGCAAGAGAGGGGACTGTACATCTTCCTCCTGCACGAAACACACTCAGCTATAAAAAGCTGAACAGCCAGTgtagtcagtcagtcaagtACTATTTAAGTGTTTTAGGCCAGTGGGTACAGATAATTCTGTATTACAGGAATATTTTACCTGTTTAACTATACAGTTTTAACAAAAGAGTGAAATCTTCTGTAATGGGAcggaataaaaataaagtatgcACCTTAATGCACACATGCTTCTGCTCAGATCAGTCAAGCTTTATGATGACGCATGGGTTTCAGAATCATCATTATAACGGTGTTACCACTGTTGAATGGTGAAATGTGATGTGACGTATATGGTTTTTGAAGTAGTCACTTACTAAAGCAGACAAAGGTGTCCAATTTGTGATTGTAAGAAAAGGTTGAAGCAACATcaaatatacacagacacacaggacagTGTAGATTCAGCTGTTCTTGATAAGCATCTAGCCATCAATGTCCCAGCTGAAGAGGTGATGTTTCACCAACATGTCCTGCACCCCCTCTTTCAGTGgtctctgctctttctcctAGAAAAGAAAGGACATGTGCAAAGATTTTATCTGAAGACTAAATCAACATATTGGCAACATGTTTGATTAAAAGCAAATAACTGATGCAGAAGAACTTGTGGACATTGCTACCTGGTGTCTGGCCAGAGGTAATTTAAAACTTAAACATACAGATAGGATGCAGCAACTTATAATGCATCTACTGCTCAATTCAGAAAGCTCTACAAATACACAGATCAGAATAATAAATactacatttaaaattaaacagaatGATGACGAGAAACTGGGGACACAACAGGTTTGATCttaaattaacaaatacaacaagAGTAAATACTGATTACAATATTGCATCCACGGTCCTCATACCTATGTTACCTAGAGATCCCAGCTAAAGAGGTGGTGCTGAACCAGTACATCCATAACATCTGTTTTTAGAATAGCAGAATTCTGAAATAGTATAAAGTCATCAAGTTGTTCTTCCCTAAACAACATCAAGACTTGTTTATAAGGCTTTGTGATGGTCAGTTTTTCCTCACCTCTTTCTTGTCAGGTAGCTCACAATCTTGGGAGAGACTGAAGGCAAACTTTGATAGGACCCTGAGGACAGAACAACAGACTAATCATTACTGGTTTTGTTTAGATCAGGTACTGATATAAATACACAACTTTGCTATTcattaaatgttctgtttagTGAATTGTCAATTAAAAATTTCATAGCTAGAATTATGAGACTGTAATTTCATAAATTAGT of Anabas testudineus chromosome 8, fAnaTes1.2, whole genome shotgun sequence contains these proteins:
- the gtpbp1 gene encoding GTP-binding protein 1 isoform X2; the encoded protein is MASVAAAPEPGINPGSTPLADALVPASIFAPDRGGCADDAGDECSEDGDMINGEPEDRGVDFTSKLALVSPNGEQYDSLLRQLRDRMEEGCGETIYVIGMGSDGGDWGLDDKDMEASVATLRSMCEQLDADLIPLRERNEAAGLVRDYLIRRCVGELDFLEVRVAVVGNVDAGKSTLLGVLTHGELDNGRGFARQKLFRHKHEMESGRTSSVGNDILGFDQEGQVVNKPDSHGGSLDWTKICEKSSKVITFIDLAGHEKYLKTTVFGMTGHLPDFCMLMVGSNAGIVGMTKEHLGLALALNVPVFVVVTKIDMCPANILQETLKLLQRLLKSPGCRKIPVLVQNKDDVIVTASNFSSERMCPIFQISNVTGENMDLLKMFLNLLSSRTSYRDDQPAEFQIDDTYSVPGVGTVVSGTTLRGLIRLNDTMLLGPDPLGGFIPIAVKSIHRKRMPVKEVRGGQTASFALKKIKRSSIRKGMVMVSPRLNPQATWEFEAEILVLHHPTTISPRYQAMVHCGSIRQTATILSMNRDCLRTGDKASVHFRFIKTPEYLHCDQRLVFREGRTKAVGTITKLLQSTNNLPSNSKPPQIKMQSTKKVPLRKEDGTIATGEDVATITPTTGPNTTQQPKSGGGGRRRGGQRHKGKGQNSSTNSTAAPSSAGIGGC
- the gtpbp1 gene encoding GTP-binding protein 1 isoform X1, with translation MASVAAAPEPGINPGSTPLADALVPASIFAPDRGGCADDAGDECSEDGDMINGEPEDRGVDFTSKLALVSPNGEQYDSLLRQLRDRMEEGCGETIYVIGMGSDGGDWGLDDKDMEASVATLRSMCEQLDADLIPLRERNEAAGLVRDYLIRRCVGELDFLEVRVAVVGNVDAGKSTLLGVLTHGELDNGRGFARQKLFRHKHEMESGRTSSVGNDILGFDQEGQVVNKPDSHGGSLDWTKICEKSSKVITFIDLAGHEKYLKTTVFGMTGHLPDFCMLMVGSNAGIVGMTKEHLGLALALNVPVFVVVTKIDMCPANILQETLKLLQRLLKSPGCRKIPVLVQNKDDVIVTASNFSSERMCPIFQISNVTGENMDLLKMFLNLLSSRTSYRDDQPAEFQIDDTYSVPGVGTVVSGTTLRGLIRLNDTMLLGPDPLGGFIPIAVKSIHRKRMPVKEVRGGQTASFALKKIKRSSIRKGMVMVSPRLNPQATWEFEAEILVLHHPTTISPRYQAMVHCGSIRQTATILSMNRDCLRTGDKASVHFRFIKTPEYLHCDQRLVFREGRTKAVGTITKLLQSTNNLPSNSKPPQIKMQSTKKVPLRKEDGTIATGEDVATITPTTGPNTTQQGEGDEDPQIKEGNKENKPKSGGGGRRRGGQRHKGKGQNSSTNSTAAPSSAGIGGC